Within the Synergistales bacterium genome, the region CGTCCACCAACATCATCCAGGGGGCGCTGACCAACCCCCGGACGATCCCCTTTGCCCTGGTCAACATGGCCATCGGCCTGGTGGTGGGTCTGGTGGCCAGAAAGAAGGGCTTCTCCCTCCCCGTGGCGCTGGTGACCGGCCTCGTCCTGGCCGTGCTGGCCCCGCTGATCGGCACGCCCATCGCCATCTGGCTCTACGGCGGCCTCACCGGCGGCGGGATGGACCTTGTCTTCGTCTGGCTCCGGACCACCGGGCAGAGCATCTTCACGGCGGCCTTCCTGCCCCGCATCGCCGGCAACCTCCTGGACAAGGTGGTCAGCTGTCTGCTGGTGTCGGTGCTCTTCCTCAAGCTGCCGCCCCGCATCCTGGCCCTG harbors:
- a CDS encoding ECF transporter S component, whose amino-acid sequence is MQSGSLYLTLSSLCVVVNLVLGTIVSSMKIPLLFLDTIGTIFGAALMGPLYGVMIGASTNIIQGALTNPRTIPFALVNMAIGLVVGLVARKKGFSLPVALVTGLVLAVLAPLIGTPIAIWLYGGLTGGGMDLVFVWLRTTGQSIFTAAFLPRIAGNLLDKVVSCLLVSVLFLKLPPRILALNPRLKARE